Below is a genomic region from Brassica rapa cultivar Chiifu-401-42 chromosome A08, CAAS_Brap_v3.01, whole genome shotgun sequence.
CTCTCTAATGGGCCCTCTTAATTGGGCCTCGGTTCAGACATGATATGGGGATATGACATTTGAATTTAGCCATGGGCATTCGGTTCGGTCTTTcgatttttcgattttttagGCATCATTAACCCGGAATTCTTAGCCGGGGTTCTTAAttcatgatttgacattttttacatttttcgaCTAAAAGACGGtttttatatctcttatttaagagacggttattaacttttcttagttaaaatctaagaaaaactaagaaccgtctcttagccGAAGCTAAAAACTCCGGTTAAGAGACCAAAACTAATGATGGTCTTAGTTAGAGATTCAGGATTCATTCGGATACTTAGAAAGTTCAATTCGattcatgtttgtttttttttgttctcagTTCTGTTCGGGTATCAAAGTTAAGAACCGTTTAATATCCGAAATATTTTTGGATCTCATTCAATTCCGTTTTGCTGTAAGTTTAggtaaaaatcagaaaattgagaattttcagattaaatatcaatttttggatttttgaataaaaattaggataattcgcataatttaaaacatttggataaaaaatattatagtaattttttgggtattttggtTTATAAGTAATTATCTGATTATTTTAAAGGCTTATTAGCGATATAACCATATCTGAATGATAAATTAAGTAATTAAcactgattttgacataattcaGTTTCAGGCTTTTTggtatttgaattattatttaaacCGAACTGAAGTATGGTACGGAGACGAATTGGGGATAAACCAAACCGGTTCTAGGGTAATTAAAATACCGTACGTAGATGCAAAAGAAAAGGAGAGACGTAGCAAGTTAGGTCGTTTGCAAAAAACAGAAACTATCAGCCTCTCACCTAACAGCTTCTCTCTACCTTCACCCACGTGTCTTCTTCGCGAAAGACATGGCCTTATTGTATGGTTGCGTCAAAGAAACATGCATTCTCCATTGAAAACGAAGACGAAGTTAGTAATAATCACACACTCATACCATCAGAGccaatagagagagagagatctgaaAGATGAAGGCGGAGAAGAGTCCGATTCAGACCGTGATGTCGTGGATTCGCCGGCAGCCACCGAAGGTAAAGGCGTTTCTTTGTGTGGTTACGGCAATGACGATCCTCGTCTTCCTCAGGGTCATTGTACACGAGCACGACAACCTTTTCATCGCTTCCGAGGCTGTCCATGCCGTTGGGATCTCCGTTCTTATCTACAAACTCACCAAGGAGAAGACATGCGCTGGTATAATTCAAACCTTTTGAGTCTTTGTAATGATCGAATCGTCTGATGACGTTTTGATGATATGTCATCATCAACAGGGATATCTCTCAAGACACAGGAGCTAACGGCTTTGTTTCTGGCCGTGAGATTGTATTGTAGCTTTGTAATGGAGTTTGATCTTCACACGTTACTTGATTCTGCCACGTTGGCGACGACCCTTTGGGTCATCTATATGATCCGGTTCAACCTTAGACCGACGTATATGGAAGACAAAGATAACTTTGCCATCTACTACGTTGTATGTTATACCACCAAACTCGTTTTAGGCTTTCTTTGTTTTGACTCTATGCATGAGACTGATTTTGTTGTGATAACTCAAGTTACACATAGATATCTTGAGAGAGCTTCCTCATCACATTTAAAACTTGTTTAGTTGTATTAAAACAGTAGTCTAAGAGAATCTTGTTCATTGATAGGAGgagtaataatattattttatcattagAATCTTGACATTGTAATATGtgtttttgagaattttttttgtttgtttgcttttCAGGTAGTCCCATGTGCTGTTGTGTCTTTGCTCATTCATCCATCTACACGTCATCACATCATAAACAGGCTCTTTTGGGCCTTCTGTGTTTATCTTGAAGCTGTTTCAGTTCTTCCTCAATTAAGGGTCATGCAGAACACTAAGGTATATATATTGTTCacttttaacaaaacaaatacaTGTTCTGTCTGAATCATCCTCAAAGTTTGATGTCTTCTTGTCAGATCGTGGAACCATTCACAGCACATTACGTATTTGCTTTGGGAATCGCTAGGTTCTTGAGTTGTGCACACTGGATCCTTCAGGTTCTTACGttacacataatatatatactctTCGTTATTTTATCGTTTTACATCTTCTGAATTAACGATTTGAGACGCGTGTAGGTGTTGGATACGAGAGGGAGGTTACTGACTGCATTAGGGTATGGACTATGGCCTTTAATGGTCCTTCTCTCTGAAATCATCCAAACTTTCATCCTTGCAGATTTCTGCTATTACTATGTTCAGAGGTAAAAACGTCCTTCTTACAGTATATATTAATTGCCAATGTATATTGTAGAAACTGTTGTTGAAAGAGTTTTAAATGTCTAAAGATTTGGAACCTCTTGTTGTTCTTGTGGTCAGTTTAATGGGTGGACAGCTCGTTCTGCGTCTTCCTTCTGGTGTGGTATAAGGAGCTTTGTGAAATGGATTGCTTGAGCTTGTATGGATgtttaaacttttaattttattagaGACTTTGTGAgatgtaatttaaaatttttgctaGCAAAGAAGTCTTGGCTAGAATTAGTACTTTTTATAATAATGGTAATTCTGATCTTGTTGTGACTCGGTCCACTCGGAAAACATGGACGCAAACGGATCATCCAAAAATAAGATGAAAAACGCCGTGTTGTTCTCTAACATTCATGGAAGACAGCACCAAGTGTGAGGTCGGTTTTGGTTGATTGAATATAGAAAATGTTCCTCAAATATTAACTAGCGTAACGTGCAGAGACTGTGAATACCGTTTATTGGCTGAGAGGTTAGTTAATCCCCTTGACATATCTGCTAGAATTAATTTTACAAATGTTAATTATCCGAGCTCTCTTATCTCCTCTTCATTATCAAACACGTTATAGTATTTTTACGGGAAGATACACTGATACACATGGAATTAATTTCATCAGCCTTGTGTCATGTATACACGCAAACAAGGCATTAGTAAGTGGATACATTATGCTAcgaaataaaacatcaaatatttaaCAGTTTATACATATGATAAAACGTTAAAACGTGAAATTGTTGTTGATACACGAGCACATGAAGAAAAACACCCGAGTTATCTAGaataacaaagaagaagaaaaagaggacATGATCACATCACTTCTTTTAAGTTTTGACTACACGTAAAAACATTCGCGATCATGTACAATCTGGTCATCACGTTCTTTGTGAGACATATTATCAGTCGATGACTTATTGAAAAAGTCAATGCAATCTGAGATAGCTTCACTGTAGTGAGAATGAGAGGAGTAGTACGAATTACTGCACGATATCTTCGGTGTCTCTAGCCTCTCGCCGCCACTCCGGGAGTCGGTGGTTTTGTGACGACGTACGGTggcagaggaagaagaggagggaACGATGAAGATGATCTTCATGAGAATCTTGCGGAATTTGCTGAAGAGCTTCATGGATGAAGAAAATCCTATGAAGGTCTTGTTGTGGTTATGATGCTGATGATGATTATATGGTTCGTTTATATGAACGGTGAAGGAGTTTGAGTGTGTATCAGGAAGAGTTCTCTGAGATGGCTTCTGCATAgtttggtatatattataaagttTCATATCTCTGCCTTGCAtatgttttgctttttttttgcatatgttATGTTTAATTTGTGAATTTATGCTCGTATGTATcgacatatatatacacatagcAAGGGGTTGttaattttttccttttttaaatgATTGATTCCTTTTTCGGGTTTTTCCTTTTAGATGTTAAAAAAAGGTTTTCGACTACTAAAATACTGAAATTTGAAGGATTAATATAAACGTAACCGAAACAATTAGCTGAGAGATTAATGTATGATGTTGCATGTGAACAAATCATTTGTATGGGCTTCCTTTGTCCTCTGCAAACTgaactcctttttttttattaaactcgGATATGGATAAATATATACATGGATGGATTAATCAGCTAACATCTTCTGGATgcatttcatattttataattaatttgaaaCCAACACAAGAGTTTAACTAAATTGTATAAAATTTGACTCAactgtattaaatttatatttttgatgtaGTTTATCTTATCACATAGAAGTATgttgaaatttattttcatgAGACCGAGCTTTCGTTAACACTGAAGAAACATGATACTGATTG
It encodes:
- the LOC103835817 gene encoding ER lumen protein-retaining receptor erd-2.2 produces the protein MKAEKSPIQTVMSWIRRQPPKVKAFLCVVTAMTILVFLRVIVHEHDNLFIASEAVHAVGISVLIYKLTKEKTCAGISLKTQELTALFLAVRLYCSFVMEFDLHTLLDSATLATTLWVIYMIRFNLRPTYMEDKDNFAIYYVVVPCAVVSLLIHPSTRHHIINRLFWAFCVYLEAVSVLPQLRVMQNTKIVEPFTAHYVFALGIARFLSCAHWILQVLDTRGRLLTALGYGLWPLMVLLSEIIQTFILADFCYYYVQSLMGGQLVLRLPSGVV
- the LOC103835818 gene encoding uncharacterized protein LOC103835818, coding for MCIYMSIHTSINSQIKHNICKKKAKHMQGRDMKLYNIYQTMQKPSQRTLPDTHSNSFTVHINEPYNHHQHHNHNKTFIGFSSSMKLFSKFRKILMKIIFIVPSSSSSATVRRHKTTDSRSGGERLETPKISCSNSYYSSHSHYSEAISDCIDFFNKSSTDNMSHKERDDQIVHDRECFYV